A single region of the Salvia miltiorrhiza cultivar Shanhuang (shh) chromosome 8, IMPLAD_Smil_shh, whole genome shotgun sequence genome encodes:
- the LOC131000349 gene encoding uncharacterized protein LOC131000349, producing the protein MGNAAPHRLPDAAGRVILSDGGVLTYDEPLTAAELMLEHPQHVVVEFQPIASGRKPAPLPADQKLEIRKTYLMLRVRKGKPIQLSSEEARRLILANAALKSNALLSYTGFLPLFARICPAVGGRSCAAPEKRKCRGDSNEREKAAAAEDARFDCFAEILEGRPEFLSRQMSGKGWKPSLDPIREKAVKAKVRHWIIL; encoded by the coding sequence ATGGGGAACGCCGCCCCCCACCGCCTACCGGACGCCGCCGGAAGAGTCATCCTCTCCGACGGCGGCGTCCTCACCTACGACGAGCCGCTCACGGCCGCGGAGCTCATGCTGGAGCACCCGCAGCACGTGGTGGTGGAATTCCAGCCGATCGCGAGCGGCAGAAAGCCGGCGCCGCTTCCGGCGGATCAGAAGCTCGAGATCAGGAAAACCTACCTCATGCTCCGCGTCAGGAAGGGCAAGCCGATCCAGCTGTCGTCGGAGGAAGCTCGGAGATTAATCCTCGCAAACGCCGCGCTCAAGTCCAACGCGCTGCTGTCCTACACCGGTTTCCTGCCGCTGTTCGCGCGGATCTGCCCCGCCGTCGGAGGGCGTAGCTGCGCCGCGCCGGAGAAGAGGAAGTGCCGCGGCGATTCGAATGAGAGAGaaaaggcggcggcggcggaagaCGCGAGATTCGATTGCTTTGCTGAGATTTTAGAGGGAAGGCCGGAGTTTTTAAGCAGGCAGATGTCGGGGAAGGGGTGGAAGCCGAGTTTGGATCCAATTAGGGAAAAAGCGGTTAAGGCGAAGGTTCGTCATTGGATCATTCTCTGA
- the LOC131000348 gene encoding uncharacterized protein LOC131000348: MRRPDLTTAERNTIVQFLLHNSNNGKPKRGKIQEAIIKFGCSRRTVRRLWAAARKQYDNGEHMNSVSTKIQKPRRKRVQIDLELISSLELSKRSTIRRLAVGINCSKSTVGRWVNKGLIRAHTSAIKPDLTAPNKLLRLRFSLEAIEYDRILKILQFKSMHNTVHIDEKWFYITKTSQRFYLTPEEAEPHRTCKSKKFITKVMFICAVCRPIFAPDGSVLFDGKIGIFPFTEMVPAQRKSKNREAGTLEQKPIQSITKEVIKDFILRKIIPAIKQKWPAFASKVIFIQQDNARPHIKDNDPQFREAASADGFDIRIVNQPPNSPDTNINDLGWFRAIQSLQNETACNNVDSLVKAVEKSFEELSPTTLNNVFLSLQGCMVEIMKVKGQNSYKIPHMKKGALIRANQLPLNLEVPAELVRECISYLMEQGIVDGMYHLMNKLRIANYSLDGIEYLMNNLGIQQPPMLY; the protein is encoded by the exons ATGAGAAGGCCCGATCTAACTACGGCCGAGAGAAACACGATTGTGCAGTTTCTTCTTCACAACTCCAACAACGGGAAGCCAAAAAGAGGGAAGATCCAAGAAGCTATCATCAAGTTTGGGTGCTCTCGACGAACCGTGAGACGACTATGGGCTGCAGCAAGAAAACAATATGACAATGGTGAGCATATGAATTCAGTAAgcacaaaaattcaaaaaccaAGAAGAAAAAGAGTGCAAATTGACTTAGAGCTCATATCAAGCTTGGAGTTGAGCAAGAGAAGCACAATTAGAAGGCTTGCTGTTGGAATAAATTGCAGTAAAAGCACAGTCGGGAGATGGGTTAACAAAGGTTTGATCAGAGCTCACACTAGTGCAATTAAACCTGACTTAACTGCTCCTAACAAGCTGTTACGTTTGAGATTCAGCCTCGAAGCCATCGAATATGATAGAATCCTCAAGATTCTTCAATTCAAAAGCATGCACAACACAGTGCATATCGATGAGAAGTGGTTTTACATAACCAAAACTTCTCAAAGGTTTTATTTAACCCCCGAGGAGGCTGAACCGCACAGAACTTGCAAATCGaaaaaattcatcacaaaagtGATGTTCATCTGCGCTGTGTGCAGACCCATCTTTGCACCAGATGGGAGTGTGTTGTTTGATGGTAAAATTGGGATTTTCCCATTCACAGAGATGGTTCCAGCACAAAGGAAGAGCAAGAACAGGGAGGCAGGCACTTTAGAGCAAAAGCCGATTCAGTCCATAACAAAGGAAGTAATCAAAGACTTCATACTCAGGAAG ATCATACCAGCCATCAAGCAAAAATGGCCAGCATTTGCTAGTAAAGTTATCTTTATTCAACAAGACAATGCACGACCACACATCAAAGACAATGATCCTCAATTTAGAGAGGCAGCAAGTGCAGATGGGTTTGATATAAGGATAGTAAATCAGCCTCCAAATTCTCCAGACACAAACATCAACGACTTAGGATGGTTTAGAGCCATTCAAAGCTTACAAAACGAAACAGCTTGCAACAATGTGGATTCATTAGTGAAGGCAGTTGAGAAATCATTTGAAGAGTTATCTCCAACAACACTCAATAACGTCTTCTTAAGCTTACAAGGATGCATGGTGGAGATAATGAAGGTAAAGGGCCAGAATTCTTACAAAATTCCTCACATGAAGAAAGGGGCTCTAATTAGGGCTAATCAACTTCCATTGAATTTGGAAGTTCCAGCCGAGTTGGTAAGGGAATGCATTTCCTACCTAATGGAACAGGGCATTGTTGATGGAATGTACCATCTAATGAATAAGTTACGCATAGCAAACTACTCATTAGATGGCATTGAATACCTAATGAATAACTTAGGTATTCAACAGCCACCAATGCTATATTAG
- the LOC131000350 gene encoding uncharacterized protein LOC131000350, with amino-acid sequence MKSKWEAYLSGQYVPDSEDSCSDWGSPPEVDFPFSAEFSETAEDSLGFSEIESLCGDGRCLVSPRAPIYRRPHNPVRKSVSDIITPESPILNDSTDYPLCQLLCEESWDEVVAWNATVGPCVASQLVGYTPVQMNMLKNLLPALFRPIVVSRFVESTQT; translated from the exons ATGAAGTCCAAGTGGGAGGCTTACCTGAGCGGACAGTACGTGCCGGACAGCGAGGACTCGTGCTCCGATTGGGGATCACCGCCGGAGGTAGATTTCCCGTTCTCGGCTGAATTTTCAGAAACGGCGGAAGACTCTCTCGGCTTCAGTGAGATCGAAAGTCTCTGTGGAGATGGGAGATGTCTTGTTTCACCACGGGCTCCGATCTATCGCCGCCCCCATAATCCTGTGAGAAAATCGGTCTCTGATATAATTACCCCTGAATCTCCTATTTTGAATGATAGTACTGACTATCCCCTTTGTCAATTACTCTGTGAGGAATCGTGGGATGAAGTTGTGGCCTGGAATGCTACTGTTGGACCGTGTGTGGCTTCTCAGCTGGTGGGTTATACCCCAGTTCAAATGAATATGTTGAAGAACCTATTGCCAGCCTTATTTCGG CCCATAGTCGTCTCACGGTTCGTCGAGAGCACCCAAACTTGA